One Pectobacterium cacticida genomic window, AGTGACTCAGTTATTTGGCGACAGAATGATGATTGCCAATGCCACCGGTTGCTCATCTATCTGGGGCGCAAGCGCACCCTCTATTCCTTATACCACTAATCACAAAGGGCATGGACCAACCTGGGCCAACTCACTTTTTGAAGATAACGCCGAGTTTGGTCTTGGCATGCTGCTGGGCGTGGATGCGCTTCGTGATGCCCTCGCCACACAGGTTAAGGCCGCGCTCAATCATGACTCGGAAGCACCACTGGACGCTGAACTGGCAGACTGCCTGAGTGACTGGCTGGCCAATAAAGATCGGGGTGAAGGGACCCGAGAACGGGCAGAAAAAGTGGTGGCGCTTCTGGCTTCTCAAGTGCCGGGAAAAAATCCATATATAGACAATATCTATGCCCATCGTGATTATTTGGCGAAACGTTCTCACTGGATTTTTGGTGGTGACGGCTGGGCCTATGACATCGGTTTCGGAGGGCTGGATCATGTGCTGGCATCGGGTAAGGATATCAACGTTCTGGTATTTGATACCGAGGTCTATTCCAACACGGGCGGCCAGTCGTCTAAATCGACGCCCGCGGCCGCCATTGCGCAATTTGCGGCCAATGGCAAGAAAACCCGAAAGAAAGATCTGGGCATGATGGCGATGAGTTACGGCTACGTGTATGTCGCACAAATCGCTATGGGAGCCGACAGAAATCAGACGATACGGGCGATTGCTGAAGCCGAAGCCTATCCAGGACCTTCCCTCATTATTGCTTATGCAGCCTGTATCAATCACGGTTTGCGTATTGGTATGGGACGCAGTCAGCATGAAGCCAGACGCGCTGTCGAGGCGGGATATTGGGCAAATTACCGCTATCACCCGCAACGGAAAGATGCAGGTAAAAATCCGTTCATCCTCGATTCTGATGAGCCAGAAGAGGATTTCCAGGAATTTCTGGCGGGCGAAGTTCGCTACTCGTCATTGAAAAAGCTGTATCCGGAATTTGCCGAGTCTTTGTTTAAAAAGACGGAAGACGATGCTCGTGAACGACGTGAAGGTTATAAAAAACTCGCGTCATCCTGAGCGAAAACGACGCGTTGTCTTAGTCCACTCTTTTAACAGGCGTTTGATATATCAGGAGATAATTATGGCTACCATCGGTATTTTTTTTGGATCTGATACAGGGCAAACAAGAAAAGTTGCAAAACTTATCTACCAGAAATTGGACGGCATTGCCGACGCGCCTCTGGATGTCCGGCGTGCAACCCGTGAACAGTTTTTATCCTACCCGGTATTGCTGCTGGGTACGCCAACGCTGGGCGATGGCGAGTTGCCAGGCGTGGATACCGGCTGTCAGTATAACTCCTGGCTGGAGTTCATCAGCACGCTGTCCGAAGCCGATCTGACTGGTAAAACAGTGGCCTTATTCGGGCTGGGCGATCAGCTTAATTATTCCAAAAATTTTGTGAGTGCAATGCGGATCCTCTATGACCTCGCCATTTCGCGTGGTGCCCGCATTGTAGGTCAGTGGCCACGTGAAGGTTATAAATTCTCGTTCTCCGCCGCACTGCTGGAAAACAATGAATTTGTCGGCCTGCCACTGGATCAGGAAAATCAGTATGATCTGACCGAGGAGCGCATTGACGCGTGGTTGGGGGTGCTCAAACAGGCTGTGCTCTGACCCTCCGGTGATGGCACCTCCGCTAAAAAGACAAAACCAGCCGTCTGGCTGGTTTTGTTCTATCGACAGGAGTCGATTTTTTGCTCACTCGCTCTGGTCATTGCGGGTGAAATACGCAGAACCCGAGGCGCTACGCCTATTCTTCCGGCGCAAAGCAGGTGTTCCATTCACAGCATTCGTTACAGCTTGGCGAGCGACAGACGATTTCGCCCAGCGACCCAATACATTGTTGGCGATAGAAGAACTTTTTCCAACGCATGTTCTGATGATTAAGCCTGACCAGTTCAGGAAAGCAATCAGCCATCAGATCGCGCAGTTCAGCGCGGGAATCCAGCCCAAGATCCTGCCACAGATGATCAAACCCCATCGAGGCCGTGGCGATCAGTGCATGCATCGGTGCGGCCTCCGGCACCTGTGACTGTGAGAGCCAGCGCGCCAGTTGTTCACGTTCCCGGGTTCGGGTCTGTTGCAGCAGCCCGAGCAGTTTTTGCTGCTCGAGTTGCCATGTGGACAGCATCGGCGCGGTGTGTCCGGTATATTGCAACAAGGCCTGCCAGGCGGCATCATCCAGCCCCATCTGCGGCGGGAAATGCGAGCGTCCAGCGAGATGCAATGACACCAACCGGCGCAACCACCCTTGCGCGCCGTTCATCACGCCACCCCGCGAATGCTGATTTCCCCCCGGGCTAGCTTTCGTTGCTGCCACCATTGCGCCAACACGGTGTCAACCGACTGCCAGGCGCCATCCACCTGCGGTTCGATGCCAGCCGCTTCCAGCCGTTTCCAGGGCGTCAGGCCTATGCGCGCGCAGAATACCGCTTTAACATCCGCCAGCAATGCCAGCAAGGCATCCATATTTTCCGTGGCATCTTGCGGCTCGCAGTCATCCGGCGAACGGCAATAGCGGGGCGTAAAACGCTGCCCGACCTGCATCACGCCCGCCGCCGACAGACTGTACAGCGTAAAACGATCGGCGTGACCGAAGTGCTGATCGACAGCCTGCCCTTGCGACGTTGCCACCGCCACCAGACAGGCGTCCGCTTCTTCGGATTCGCCCTGCGATACAATACTTGCGTGAAGCTGTGCACGCTGATGCAACACCGGTAAGTAAGGCGGCGGATTAACCGGCACGGAGGCCAGCGGGAAAGCCGCATTGCGATCTTCACCCAGCATGCCGATGGCATCTGCGCGGCACTGATGGCAGTGCATCATCTGCGGCATCGAAATACCGCAGGCTTTTCGCACCGAGGCCACCATGTCGGCGTCCGGTTCCGGCTGCCCGTTCAGCCCGAATACGGTCCCGTGTTCGGGACGAGAAATCAGCGGCATAATGTTATGTAAAAACGCGCCCCATTCGCTCGCCTGCTGGCTAACCGCCTGCATATGCCGGTCATTAATCCCTGGGATCAGCACTGAGTTGATTTTCACCAGCACGCCTTTTTCAATCAGCTTTCTGATGCCCTCAGCCTGACGTTCAATCAGCAGGTCTGCCGCCATCCGCCCGGTATATCGTTCGCCTTCATACCACAACCAGGCATAGATTTTTTCGGCCACGGCCGGATCCAGCGCATTCATCGTCACCGTGACATGATCCACACCGATATCCACCAGTCGGTCCACCACATCCGGCAGCATCAGGCCATTGGTAGAAAGACACAGTTTGAGATCCGGCAGTTGCTGGCGCAGCAGTTCGAGCGTCTGGAACGTGCGACCGATATTAGCCAGCGGATCGCCTGGCCCTGCGATGCCGACCACGGAAAGTTGCGGGATCGCCGCTGCCACCTGACGGGCTTTGGCCACCGCCTGTTCGGGAAGC contains:
- the nifB gene encoding nitrogenase cofactor biosynthesis protein NifB, with the protein product MTSCPSSAGCAGQGQHRVNKQLARKAAQHPCYSVSGHHRFARMHLAVAPACNLQCHYCNRKYDCSNESRPGVVSELLLPEQAVAKARQVAAAIPQLSVVGIAGPGDPLANIGRTFQTLELLRQQLPDLKLCLSTNGLMLPDVVDRLVDIGVDHVTVTMNALDPAVAEKIYAWLWYEGERYTGRMAADLLIERQAEGIRKLIEKGVLVKINSVLIPGINDRHMQAVSQQASEWGAFLHNIMPLISRPEHGTVFGLNGQPEPDADMVASVRKACGISMPQMMHCHQCRADAIGMLGEDRNAAFPLASVPVNPPPYLPVLHQRAQLHASIVSQGESEEADACLVAVATSQGQAVDQHFGHADRFTLYSLSAAGVMQVGQRFTPRYCRSPDDCEPQDATENMDALLALLADVKAVFCARIGLTPWKRLEAAGIEPQVDGAWQSVDTVLAQWWQQRKLARGEISIRGVA
- a CDS encoding nitrogen fixation protein NifQ yields the protein MNGAQGWLRRLVSLHLAGRSHFPPQMGLDDAAWQALLQYTGHTAPMLSTWQLEQQKLLGLLQQTRTREREQLARWLSQSQVPEAAPMHALIATASMGFDHLWQDLGLDSRAELRDLMADCFPELVRLNHQNMRWKKFFYRQQCIGSLGEIVCRSPSCNECCEWNTCFAPEE
- a CDS encoding flavodoxin, with translation MATIGIFFGSDTGQTRKVAKLIYQKLDGIADAPLDVRRATREQFLSYPVLLLGTPTLGDGELPGVDTGCQYNSWLEFISTLSEADLTGKTVALFGLGDQLNYSKNFVSAMRILYDLAISRGARIVGQWPREGYKFSFSAALLENNEFVGLPLDQENQYDLTEERIDAWLGVLKQAVL